Proteins from a genomic interval of Leifsonia shinshuensis:
- a CDS encoding AAA family ATPase, translating into MADKPEEPERGDLAPRDDEPTFRPSPLEIDTKLSIAVDLPPAPPQEVPEDEAAVAIDDIPVDPGFVASPTEPTTTSVAIVASRLATGPTATQQDAGDGVVPLPGQDGHSDAFAQSRRDRLRGEHSPQPEPAAMLTADRLLEVNRKTRPGPEGPWQRFVYNVTFRTVNLGDSAKVRARKELDHRIQKQFEGGTRFVPVLTRKGGVGKTTITTLLGMALADAREDRIIAVDANPDRGTLSERVPKQTRATVRDVVHKAASIGGFTDFSALVSRDETRLDILASDTDPLLSEAFDENDYNVVADLAARFYSIVLTDCGTGIVHSVMRATLQRADEIVIVSGGSVDEARLASETLTWLEANGYTDLVRNAVVALNTATHATNLVKLEEIESHFRSRVREIVRIPYDPQLAAGSVVNWKDLKPLTKLSARALAALVVEGLPAERA; encoded by the coding sequence GTGGCAGACAAGCCGGAGGAGCCCGAGCGCGGCGACCTCGCGCCGCGGGACGATGAGCCGACGTTCCGGCCGTCCCCGCTCGAGATCGACACGAAGCTGAGCATCGCCGTCGACCTGCCTCCCGCGCCTCCGCAGGAGGTGCCGGAGGATGAGGCCGCCGTCGCGATCGACGACATCCCCGTCGACCCCGGCTTCGTCGCGTCCCCGACCGAGCCGACCACCACCTCCGTCGCGATCGTCGCCTCGCGGCTCGCCACCGGCCCGACCGCCACCCAGCAGGACGCCGGCGACGGCGTCGTTCCATTGCCTGGGCAGGACGGCCATTCCGACGCGTTCGCCCAGTCCCGCCGCGACCGGCTGCGCGGCGAGCACTCGCCGCAGCCCGAGCCCGCCGCGATGCTGACGGCCGACCGGTTGCTGGAGGTCAACCGCAAGACGCGTCCGGGCCCGGAGGGTCCGTGGCAGCGCTTCGTCTACAACGTCACGTTCCGCACGGTCAACCTCGGCGACTCCGCCAAGGTGCGCGCGCGCAAGGAGCTCGACCACCGCATCCAGAAGCAGTTCGAGGGCGGCACCCGCTTCGTCCCGGTGCTGACCCGCAAGGGCGGCGTCGGGAAGACCACCATCACGACGCTGCTCGGGATGGCGCTGGCCGACGCCCGCGAGGACCGGATCATCGCTGTGGACGCCAACCCGGACCGCGGCACGCTGTCCGAGCGCGTCCCCAAGCAGACCCGCGCCACGGTCCGCGACGTCGTGCACAAGGCGGCGAGCATCGGCGGCTTCACCGACTTCTCCGCGCTCGTCTCGCGCGACGAGACGCGCCTCGACATCCTCGCGTCCGACACCGACCCGCTGCTGTCGGAGGCGTTCGACGAGAACGACTACAACGTCGTCGCCGACCTCGCCGCCCGGTTCTACTCGATCGTGCTCACCGACTGCGGCACCGGCATCGTCCACTCGGTGATGCGGGCCACCCTGCAGCGCGCCGACGAGATCGTGATCGTCTCCGGCGGCAGCGTCGACGAGGCGCGGCTGGCGTCCGAGACGCTCACCTGGCTGGAGGCGAACGGCTACACGGACTTGGTCCGCAACGCGGTCGTCGCCCTCAACACCGCCACGCACGCGACGAACCTGGTGAAGCTGGAGGAGATCGAGTCGCACTTCCGTTCGCGCGTGCGTGAGATCGTCCGCATCCCGTACGACCCGCAGCTCGCAGCCGGCAGCGTGGTCAACTGGAAGGACCTCAAGCCCCTCACCAAGCTGTCCGCCCGGGCGCTCGCCGCGCTCGTGGTGGAGGGCCTGCCCGCCGAGCGCGCCTGA
- a CDS encoding lysophospholipid acyltransferase family protein, whose translation MFYWLMKNLIAGPLLRGIFRPWVVGLDNVPASGAVILASNHLSFIDSIFLPIVVDRHVSFLAKSDYFTRRGLKGWATRAFMNATGQLPIDRSGGKASEASLNTGLAVLARGEILGIYPEGTRSPDGKLYRGRTGVARMILEAGVPVVPVAMVDTAEIMPIGRRIPRVGRIGIIIGEPLDFSRFEGMEGDRFILRSVTDEIMYALHALGSQEYVDVYASTVKEKRAALADPASTPPVAVPSQSAPAAPEARPAR comes from the coding sequence ATGTTCTACTGGCTGATGAAGAACCTGATCGCGGGGCCGCTGCTCCGCGGCATCTTCCGACCCTGGGTCGTGGGGCTCGACAACGTCCCCGCGAGCGGCGCCGTCATCCTCGCCAGCAACCACCTGTCGTTCATCGACTCGATCTTCCTGCCGATCGTCGTCGACCGGCACGTCTCCTTCCTCGCCAAGAGCGACTACTTCACCCGGCGCGGCCTGAAGGGCTGGGCGACGCGTGCGTTCATGAACGCCACCGGCCAGCTCCCGATCGACCGATCGGGCGGCAAGGCCTCCGAGGCGTCGCTGAACACCGGCCTCGCCGTGCTGGCGCGCGGCGAGATCCTCGGCATCTACCCGGAGGGCACCCGCAGCCCCGACGGCAAGCTGTACCGCGGCCGCACCGGCGTCGCGCGGATGATCCTGGAGGCCGGCGTCCCTGTCGTCCCCGTCGCGATGGTCGACACCGCCGAGATCATGCCCATCGGCCGCCGCATCCCGCGGGTCGGCCGGATCGGCATCATCATCGGAGAGCCGCTCGACTTCTCCCGGTTCGAGGGCATGGAGGGCGACCGCTTCATCCTCCGCTCGGTGACCGACGAGATCATGTACGCGCTGCACGCGCTGGGCTCGCAGGAGTACGTGGACGTGTACGCGAGCACGGTCAAGGAGAAGCGCGCCGCGCTGGCAGACCCCGCGTCCACGCCGCCGGTCGCGGTCCCGTCACAATCCGCTCCCGCGGCGCCGGAGGCCCGTCCGGCGCGATAG
- a CDS encoding NAD-dependent epimerase/dehydratase family protein, producing MDIAVTGGSGKLGRTVVRELRAAGHTVVNLDATGERGRGFVRVDLTDYGQTIDAILGVDDAHGGFDAIVHLAAIPAPAILSDVATFHNNIRVTYNVFQAARRAGIKNIVYASSETVLGLPFDVPPPYIPVDEDYPARPESTYSLVKHLEEQMAIELTRWDPSLKIVALRFSNVMEPADYAAFPSYDADARGRKWNLWGYIDARDGAQAIQKALEWDATGFDRFIIAAADTVMSRPNSELVAEVFPGVPLKRDDLDNNETLLSIDKARRVLGYDPQHSWRDEV from the coding sequence ATGGACATCGCAGTCACCGGAGGATCGGGCAAGCTCGGACGCACAGTCGTCCGCGAACTACGCGCGGCGGGTCACACCGTCGTCAACCTGGACGCGACGGGGGAGCGCGGCCGCGGCTTCGTGCGTGTCGACCTGACCGACTACGGCCAGACGATCGACGCGATCCTCGGCGTCGACGACGCGCACGGCGGCTTCGACGCCATCGTGCACCTGGCAGCCATTCCCGCTCCGGCGATCCTGAGCGACGTCGCCACCTTCCACAACAACATCCGCGTCACGTACAACGTCTTCCAGGCCGCGCGCCGCGCCGGCATCAAGAACATCGTCTACGCGTCCAGCGAGACCGTGCTCGGCCTCCCGTTCGACGTGCCGCCGCCCTACATCCCGGTGGACGAGGACTACCCGGCCCGCCCGGAGTCGACCTACTCGCTGGTCAAGCACCTCGAGGAGCAGATGGCGATCGAGCTGACGCGCTGGGACCCGTCGCTGAAGATCGTGGCGCTGCGCTTCTCGAACGTGATGGAGCCGGCCGACTACGCCGCGTTCCCGTCCTACGACGCGGACGCCAGGGGCCGGAAGTGGAACCTCTGGGGCTACATCGACGCCCGCGACGGCGCCCAGGCCATCCAGAAGGCCCTCGAGTGGGACGCCACGGGCTTCGACCGCTTCATCATCGCGGCGGCCGACACGGTGATGAGCCGTCCCAACTCCGAGCTCGTCGCCGAGGTCTTCCCCGGCGTCCCGCTGAAGCGCGACGACCTCGACAACAACGAGACCCTGCTGTCGATCGACAAGGCCCGCCGGGTGCTGGGGTACGACCCCCAGCACTCCTGGCGCGACGAGGTGTAG
- a CDS encoding AMP-binding protein gives MNQFETPAVVPADPEANATDLLVQRVAATPDAALFSLPDGDGWKDVTAAEFYRQVIALAKGLVAAGIQPGDMIGLMCKTRYEWSLIDFATWFAGAVLVPIYETSSPAQVQWNMSDSGAKAVILETAEMFSRFDEVHADLPLIQNVWQLHLGDLDKLAAGGVGVPDEEIERRRNLARGEDIGTLIYTSGSTGRPKGCVLTHSNFVELSRNSAEALKEVVMQPGGASTLLFITTAHVFARFIAVLCVTAGVKVGHQADTKQLLPALASFKPTFLLAVPRVFEKVYNSAEQKAEAGGRGKIFRAAAEVAVEHSKAVEAGSVPFGLKLKFALYDRLVFSKLRAAMGGRVKYAVSGSAPLGAHLGHFFHSLGIKILEGYGLTETTAPATVNRPDMFKIGTVGPALPGVDLRLAADGEIQVRGVNVFKEYWKNPEATAAAFDDGWFRTGDLGTFDDDGYLTITGRKKEIIVTAGGKNVSPAVLEDPIRANPLVGQVIVVGDQKPFIAALVTLDTEMLPTWLANNGEDKDMTLAEASVNPAVNAEIQRAIDAANQGVSRAESIRKFVILATELTEASGHLTPKLSIKRNVILADFADVIDGVYSGNPSTQGISLAH, from the coding sequence GTGAACCAGTTCGAAACCCCCGCAGTCGTCCCCGCCGACCCGGAGGCCAACGCGACCGACCTGCTCGTGCAGCGGGTCGCCGCCACCCCGGACGCCGCGCTGTTCAGCCTCCCGGACGGCGACGGCTGGAAGGACGTGACCGCGGCCGAGTTCTACCGCCAGGTGATCGCGCTCGCCAAGGGCCTGGTCGCCGCCGGCATCCAGCCGGGCGACATGATCGGCCTGATGTGCAAGACCCGCTACGAGTGGTCGCTGATCGACTTCGCCACCTGGTTCGCCGGTGCCGTGCTCGTCCCGATCTACGAGACGTCGTCGCCGGCGCAGGTCCAGTGGAACATGTCCGACTCCGGCGCGAAGGCCGTCATCCTGGAGACCGCGGAGATGTTCTCGCGGTTCGACGAGGTGCACGCCGACCTCCCGCTGATCCAGAACGTCTGGCAGCTGCACCTGGGCGACCTCGACAAGCTGGCCGCCGGCGGCGTCGGCGTCCCGGACGAGGAGATCGAGCGCCGCAGGAACCTGGCGCGCGGCGAGGACATCGGCACGCTCATCTACACCTCCGGCTCCACCGGACGCCCGAAGGGCTGCGTGCTGACGCACTCCAACTTCGTGGAGCTGTCGCGCAACTCCGCCGAGGCGCTGAAGGAGGTCGTGATGCAGCCGGGCGGCGCCTCCACGCTGCTCTTCATCACGACGGCGCACGTGTTCGCGCGGTTCATCGCCGTGCTCTGCGTCACCGCGGGTGTGAAGGTGGGCCACCAGGCCGACACCAAGCAGCTGCTTCCCGCGCTGGCGAGCTTCAAGCCGACGTTCCTGCTGGCCGTGCCGCGCGTGTTCGAGAAGGTCTACAACTCGGCCGAGCAGAAGGCGGAGGCCGGCGGCCGCGGCAAGATCTTCCGCGCCGCCGCCGAGGTCGCCGTGGAGCACTCGAAGGCCGTCGAAGCCGGTTCGGTGCCGTTCGGCCTCAAGCTCAAGTTCGCGCTCTACGACCGGCTGGTGTTCTCCAAGCTGCGCGCTGCGATGGGCGGCCGCGTGAAGTACGCCGTCTCCGGCTCCGCGCCGCTCGGCGCGCACCTGGGCCACTTCTTCCACAGCCTCGGCATCAAGATCCTGGAGGGCTACGGCCTCACCGAGACCACGGCGCCGGCGACCGTCAACCGTCCCGACATGTTCAAGATCGGCACCGTCGGTCCCGCCCTCCCCGGCGTCGACCTGCGGCTGGCCGCCGACGGCGAGATCCAGGTCAGGGGCGTGAACGTCTTCAAGGAGTACTGGAAGAACCCGGAGGCGACGGCCGCGGCCTTCGACGACGGCTGGTTCCGCACCGGCGACCTCGGCACGTTCGACGACGACGGCTACCTGACCATCACCGGCCGCAAGAAGGAGATCATCGTCACCGCCGGCGGCAAGAACGTCTCCCCCGCCGTGCTGGAGGACCCGATCCGCGCCAACCCGCTGGTCGGCCAGGTGATCGTCGTCGGCGACCAGAAGCCGTTCATCGCCGCGCTCGTGACGCTGGACACCGAGATGCTGCCGACCTGGCTGGCGAACAACGGCGAGGACAAGGACATGACCCTCGCCGAGGCCTCCGTGAACCCGGCGGTGAACGCGGAGATCCAGCGCGCGATCGACGCGGCGAACCAGGGCGTCTCCCGTGCGGAGAGCATCCGCAAGTTCGTCATCCTCGCCACGGAGCTGACCGAGGCCAGCGGCCACCTCACGCCGAAGCTCAGCATCAAGCGCAACGTGATCCTCGCCGACTTCGCCGACGTGATCGACGGCGTCTACAGCGGCAACCCGAGCACGCAGGGGATCTCGCTGGCGCACTAG
- a CDS encoding ROK family glucokinase, with product MHAIGIDIGGTKIAGAVVDELGAIVREDRVPTDASRPEEIENAVVAMIERLSDGPEQIAGAGVAAAGFIDAAQSTVYYAPNINWRHEPFREKLEKRIDVPVIIENDANAAGWAEFRYGAGRLVSDMVILTIGTGVGGAIVSNDRLFRGGFGAGAEIGHMRVVPGGLPCGCGAHGCIEQYGSGRALQRMANELADAGGIGQSLADIRSRKGELSGSDISGLIMAGDPGALAALRQLGDWLGQACASLGAILDPQLFVFGGGVAQAGELLLEPIRQAYLENLPARGYHPEPEFKIAELVNDAGVVGAADLARLHAAL from the coding sequence GTGCATGCCATCGGAATCGACATCGGCGGGACCAAGATCGCCGGAGCGGTCGTCGACGAGCTCGGCGCGATCGTCCGCGAGGACCGCGTGCCGACCGACGCCAGCCGTCCGGAGGAGATCGAGAACGCCGTCGTCGCGATGATCGAGCGGCTGTCGGACGGGCCGGAGCAGATCGCGGGCGCCGGGGTCGCTGCGGCCGGGTTCATCGACGCCGCGCAGTCGACCGTCTACTACGCGCCCAACATCAACTGGCGGCACGAGCCGTTCCGGGAGAAGCTCGAGAAGCGGATCGACGTCCCCGTCATCATCGAGAACGACGCCAACGCGGCGGGCTGGGCGGAGTTCCGCTACGGAGCGGGCCGCCTGGTCAGCGACATGGTCATCCTCACCATCGGCACCGGCGTGGGCGGCGCGATCGTCAGCAACGACCGGCTGTTCCGCGGCGGCTTCGGCGCGGGCGCCGAGATCGGCCACATGCGCGTGGTGCCGGGCGGCCTGCCGTGCGGCTGCGGCGCGCACGGCTGCATCGAGCAGTACGGCTCCGGCCGGGCGCTGCAGCGGATGGCGAACGAGCTGGCGGACGCCGGCGGCATCGGGCAGTCCCTCGCCGACATCCGCAGCAGGAAGGGCGAGCTGAGCGGCTCCGACATCTCCGGCCTCATCATGGCGGGCGACCCCGGCGCGCTGGCCGCGCTGCGTCAGCTCGGCGACTGGCTCGGCCAGGCCTGTGCGAGCCTCGGCGCGATCCTCGACCCGCAGCTCTTCGTCTTCGGCGGCGGCGTCGCCCAGGCCGGCGAGCTGCTGCTGGAGCCGATCCGGCAGGCCTACCTCGAGAACCTCCCGGCCCGCGGCTACCACCCGGAGCCGGAGTTCAAGATCGCGGAGCTGGTCAACGACGCCGGGGTCGTGGGCGCGGCCGACCTCGCCCGCCTGCACGCGGCGCTCTGA
- a CDS encoding pyruvate carboxylase, with protein MFRKILVANRGEIAIRAFRAAYELGAATVAVFPYEDRNSMHRLKADEAYQIGEPGHPVRAYLDVQEIIRVAKESGADAIYPGYGFLSENPELAEAARAAGIAFIGPRAEVLEMAGNKVTAKEHAIAAGVPVLKSTPPSRDIEELLAGADEIGFPIFAKAVAGGGGRGMRRVARKEDLRASLEEAMREADSAFGDPTMFLEQAVLRPRHIEVQILADGQGNTIHLFERDCSVQRRHQKVVEIAPAPNLSDEIRQSLYRDAVAFAKSIGYENAGTVEFLLDTAGDRAGQHVFIEMNPRIQVEHTVTEEITDVDLVQSQIRIAAGETLADLGLSQDTVQMRGAALQCRITTEDPTAGFRPDTGKITTYRSPGGAGIRLDGGTINPGAQISPHFDSMLAKLITRGRDFPAAVLRARRALAEFRVRGVATNIPFLQAVMEDPDFIAGNVSTSFIEERPQLFKGRESKDRGTKVLNWLADVTVNQPNGPRPEVADPVEKLPCIDLGVPAPAGSRQKLLELGPKGFAEALRAQTALAVTETTFRDAHQSLLATRVRTKDLLAVAPYVARLTPELLSVEAWGGATYDVALRFLGEDPWERLASLREALPNINIQMLLRGRNTVGYTPYPTQVTDAFVREAAATGVDIFRIFDALNDVSQMRPAIESVLATGSAIAEVAVCYTADLLDPAEELYTLDYYLRLAEQIVESGAHILAIKDMAGLLRPAAAEKLVSAFRERFDLPVHVHTHDTPGGQLATLLAASRAGADAVDVASAPMAGTTSQPSASALVAALAHTERDTGISLTAVEDLEPYWEAVRQVYRPFESGLPGPTGRVYKHEIPGGQLSNLRQQAKALGLAEDFELVEDMYAAANRILGRIPKVTPSSKVVGDLALHLAAVHADPDDFAENPQNYDIPDSVVGFMAGELGELPGGWPEPFRTKVLAGKTVKVGVEDLPSADAEALEGSSAERRATLNRLLFPAPTRIYEQMRELFGDLSVVDSIDYLYGLSPVEEHVIEFSKGVRLYIGLEAIGEADEKGMRTVMTTLNGQLRPVFVRDRSIVVETKAAEKADTAKPGQVAAPFSGVVTLHVVPGDVVAAGQAVASIEAMKMEAAITAPVAGTIERLAIPKTQQVDAGDLLVVITPA; from the coding sequence ATGTTCCGTAAGATCCTCGTTGCCAACCGCGGTGAAATCGCCATCAGGGCCTTCCGCGCCGCCTACGAACTGGGCGCCGCGACGGTCGCCGTCTTCCCCTACGAAGACCGCAACTCGATGCACCGGCTGAAGGCGGACGAGGCCTACCAGATCGGGGAGCCGGGCCACCCGGTCCGCGCCTACCTGGATGTGCAGGAGATCATCAGGGTCGCCAAGGAGTCCGGCGCCGACGCGATCTACCCGGGCTACGGCTTCCTCTCCGAGAACCCGGAGCTCGCCGAGGCCGCCCGCGCGGCGGGCATCGCCTTCATCGGCCCGCGCGCCGAGGTGCTCGAGATGGCAGGCAACAAGGTCACGGCGAAGGAGCACGCGATCGCCGCGGGCGTCCCGGTCCTCAAGTCCACCCCGCCGTCGCGCGACATCGAGGAGCTGCTCGCTGGCGCCGACGAGATCGGGTTCCCGATCTTCGCCAAGGCGGTCGCCGGCGGCGGCGGCCGCGGCATGCGCCGGGTCGCCCGCAAGGAGGACCTGCGCGCGTCGCTGGAGGAGGCCATGCGCGAGGCGGACAGCGCGTTCGGCGACCCGACCATGTTCCTGGAGCAGGCCGTGCTGCGCCCCCGCCACATCGAGGTCCAGATCCTCGCCGACGGCCAGGGGAACACCATCCACCTGTTCGAGCGCGACTGCTCGGTGCAGCGCCGCCACCAGAAAGTGGTCGAGATCGCGCCGGCGCCCAACCTCTCCGACGAGATCCGCCAGTCGCTCTACCGCGACGCGGTGGCCTTCGCGAAGTCGATCGGCTACGAGAACGCCGGAACCGTCGAGTTCCTGCTCGACACGGCGGGGGACCGCGCCGGCCAGCACGTCTTCATCGAGATGAACCCGCGCATCCAGGTGGAGCACACGGTCACCGAGGAGATCACCGACGTCGACCTGGTGCAGTCGCAGATCCGGATCGCCGCGGGGGAGACCCTCGCCGACCTCGGGCTCAGCCAGGACACCGTGCAGATGCGCGGCGCCGCCCTGCAGTGCCGCATCACCACCGAGGACCCGACCGCCGGCTTCCGCCCGGACACCGGCAAGATCACCACCTACCGCTCGCCGGGCGGCGCCGGCATCCGCCTGGACGGCGGCACGATCAACCCGGGCGCGCAGATCAGCCCACACTTCGACTCCATGCTGGCCAAGCTCATCACCCGCGGCCGCGACTTCCCGGCCGCCGTGCTGCGCGCCCGGCGGGCGCTGGCCGAGTTCCGCGTGCGCGGCGTCGCCACGAACATCCCGTTCCTGCAGGCGGTCATGGAGGACCCCGACTTCATCGCGGGCAACGTCTCCACCTCCTTCATCGAGGAGCGCCCCCAGCTGTTCAAGGGCCGCGAGTCCAAGGACCGCGGCACCAAGGTGCTCAACTGGCTGGCCGACGTCACCGTCAACCAGCCGAACGGCCCGCGTCCCGAGGTCGCCGACCCGGTGGAGAAGCTCCCGTGTATCGACCTGGGCGTCCCCGCGCCGGCCGGCTCCCGCCAGAAGCTGCTGGAGCTGGGCCCGAAGGGCTTCGCCGAGGCGCTGCGCGCGCAGACCGCCCTCGCGGTCACCGAGACCACGTTCCGCGACGCCCACCAGTCGCTGCTCGCGACGCGCGTGCGCACCAAGGACCTGCTGGCCGTCGCCCCGTACGTCGCCCGGCTCACCCCCGAGCTGCTCTCGGTGGAGGCCTGGGGCGGCGCGACCTACGACGTCGCGCTGCGCTTCCTCGGTGAGGACCCCTGGGAGCGGCTCGCGTCGCTGCGCGAGGCGCTGCCGAACATCAACATCCAGATGCTGCTGCGCGGCCGCAACACCGTCGGCTACACGCCGTACCCGACGCAGGTGACCGACGCGTTCGTCCGGGAGGCCGCCGCGACCGGCGTCGACATCTTCCGCATCTTCGACGCGCTCAACGACGTGTCGCAGATGCGCCCGGCGATCGAGTCGGTGCTCGCTACCGGCTCCGCCATCGCGGAGGTCGCCGTCTGCTACACCGCCGACCTGCTCGACCCGGCCGAGGAGCTCTACACGCTCGACTACTATCTGCGCCTCGCGGAGCAGATCGTGGAGTCCGGCGCGCACATCCTCGCGATCAAGGACATGGCCGGCCTGCTGCGCCCGGCCGCCGCCGAGAAGCTGGTGAGCGCCTTCCGCGAGCGGTTCGACCTACCGGTGCACGTGCACACCCACGACACCCCGGGCGGCCAGCTCGCGACGCTGCTCGCGGCCTCGCGTGCCGGCGCCGACGCGGTCGACGTGGCGAGCGCGCCGATGGCGGGCACCACCAGCCAGCCGAGCGCCTCCGCCCTGGTCGCGGCCCTCGCCCACACCGAGCGCGACACCGGCATCTCGCTGACCGCGGTCGAGGACCTCGAGCCGTACTGGGAGGCCGTGCGCCAGGTCTACCGCCCGTTCGAGTCGGGCCTGCCCGGCCCCACGGGCCGCGTCTACAAGCACGAGATCCCCGGCGGCCAGCTCTCTAACCTGCGTCAGCAGGCCAAGGCTCTGGGCCTGGCCGAGGACTTCGAGCTGGTCGAGGACATGTACGCCGCCGCCAACCGGATCCTGGGCCGCATCCCCAAGGTCACGCCGTCGTCCAAGGTGGTCGGCGACCTCGCCCTCCACCTCGCCGCCGTGCACGCGGACCCCGACGACTTCGCCGAGAACCCGCAGAACTACGACATCCCGGACTCGGTCGTCGGCTTCATGGCCGGGGAGCTCGGCGAGCTGCCCGGCGGCTGGCCGGAGCCGTTCCGCACCAAGGTGCTCGCGGGCAAGACCGTCAAGGTCGGCGTCGAGGACCTGCCGTCCGCCGACGCGGAGGCCCTGGAGGGCTCCAGCGCCGAGCGCCGCGCGACCCTCAACCGCCTGCTGTTCCCCGCTCCCACCCGCATCTACGAGCAGATGCGCGAGCTGTTCGGCGACCTCTCGGTCGTCGACTCGATCGACTACCTCTACGGGCTCTCCCCGGTCGAGGAGCACGTCATCGAGTTCAGCAAGGGCGTGCGGCTCTACATCGGCCTGGAGGCGATCGGCGAGGCCGACGAGAAGGGCATGCGCACGGTCATGACCACGCTCAACGGCCAGCTCCGGCCGGTGTTCGTGCGCGACCGCAGCATCGTCGTGGAGACCAAGGCCGCCGAGAAGGCCGACACAGCCAAGCCCGGCCAGGTGGCCGCGCCGTTCTCCGGCGTCGTGACCCTGCACGTGGTCCCGGGCGACGTGGTCGCCGCAGGGCAGGCCGTCGCGTCGATCGAGGCGATGAAGATGGAGGCCGCCATCACGGCCCCCGTCGCCGGCACGATCGAGCGGCTCGCCATCCCGAAGACCCAGCAGGTGGACGCGGGCGACCTCCTGGTCGTCATCACCCCCGCCTGA
- a CDS encoding endonuclease domain-containing protein — MRTPQPLPAALAGVAFTPSEARRAGVSASRLRARDLYSPFHGIHLSVAPGSLRERCQAYLPLLADGAYFSHQTGAALLGVPLPVTQDQGPLHVSVEFPRSPPRARGVAGHSLGSLAGQVVEGLPVSTAAHVWCQLSGVLSREDLVAVGDHLVGARKRPALADIDELVVAADELRRTKGARARAWALPRIRPGADSRPETLLRLFLEARGYGWLEVNHPVPVGRRGVVLHPDLSIPERRLAFEYEGDGHRVERRQWHTDIERRDLLEAEGWRVVRVTSHDLFGDRDAFAERLNRFVPNVAFGGAKGDIRHESWSA, encoded by the coding sequence ATGCGAACTCCACAACCCCTCCCGGCCGCGCTGGCCGGTGTCGCCTTCACACCCTCGGAGGCGCGTCGCGCCGGAGTCAGCGCGTCACGGCTGCGCGCCCGTGACCTCTACAGCCCGTTCCACGGTATTCATCTTTCCGTGGCGCCTGGCTCGCTTCGGGAGCGGTGCCAGGCGTACCTCCCGCTGCTGGCCGATGGCGCATACTTCAGCCATCAGACCGGGGCTGCCCTCCTCGGCGTCCCCCTGCCGGTGACGCAAGACCAGGGTCCACTTCACGTATCGGTGGAGTTCCCGCGATCTCCGCCGCGCGCCCGAGGAGTGGCGGGTCACAGCCTGGGGAGCCTGGCGGGGCAGGTGGTGGAGGGGTTGCCGGTCAGTACGGCGGCTCACGTCTGGTGCCAGCTCTCCGGAGTCCTCAGCCGCGAGGACCTCGTCGCGGTGGGAGACCATCTGGTCGGCGCGCGCAAGCGCCCCGCTCTCGCCGACATCGACGAACTCGTCGTCGCCGCAGACGAGCTTCGGCGCACGAAGGGGGCTCGGGCTCGTGCCTGGGCGCTCCCTCGTATCCGCCCCGGAGCGGATTCGCGTCCCGAGACGCTGCTGCGCTTGTTCCTGGAGGCTCGCGGCTATGGCTGGTTGGAGGTCAACCATCCGGTGCCGGTAGGTCGCCGAGGCGTCGTGCTGCATCCGGACCTCTCCATCCCGGAGCGACGGCTCGCGTTCGAGTACGAGGGCGATGGTCACCGCGTGGAACGCAGGCAGTGGCACACGGACATCGAGCGCCGCGACCTCCTCGAGGCCGAAGGCTGGCGTGTCGTCAGAGTGACCTCGCACGATCTGTTCGGCGACCGCGATGCGTTCGCCGAGCGCCTCAACAGATTCGTGCCGAATGTCGCGTTTGGCGGCGCCAAAGGCGACATTCGGCACGAATCGTGGAGCGCCTAG
- the def gene encoding peptide deformylase, with protein MTERQIRLFGDPVLKTPSEPVLEIDEGVRGLVEDLIDSVIPPGRAGVAAPQIGVGLRAFSYNVDGEVGYIINPELVEVSGEPELVDEGCLSVPGLWFKTARYPFARVRGIDLDGNEIELSGTGVMAQALQHETDHLDGKLYLDRLDKDTRREAMRQVRESDWF; from the coding sequence GTGACCGAACGTCAGATCCGCCTGTTCGGCGACCCCGTCCTGAAGACCCCGTCCGAGCCCGTGCTCGAGATCGACGAGGGCGTCCGCGGCCTCGTCGAGGACCTGATCGACAGCGTGATCCCGCCGGGGCGCGCCGGCGTCGCCGCCCCGCAGATCGGCGTCGGCCTCCGGGCGTTCAGCTACAACGTGGACGGCGAGGTCGGCTACATCATCAACCCGGAGCTCGTGGAGGTCTCCGGCGAGCCCGAGCTGGTGGACGAGGGCTGCCTCTCGGTGCCCGGCCTGTGGTTCAAGACCGCCCGCTACCCGTTCGCGCGGGTGCGCGGCATCGACCTCGACGGCAACGAGATCGAGCTCTCCGGCACCGGCGTGATGGCCCAGGCGCTCCAGCACGAGACCGATCACCTGGACGGGAAGCTCTACCTCGACCGCCTCGACAAGGACACCCGCCGCGAGGCGATGCGCCAGGTGCGGGAGAGCGACTGGTTCTGA